One Chaetodon auriga isolate fChaAug3 chromosome 14, fChaAug3.hap1, whole genome shotgun sequence genomic window carries:
- the lrrc57 gene encoding leucine-rich repeat-containing protein 57 has product MGNSALKSHLETSQKTGAFQLTGKGLQEFPEELQRLTANLRTVDLSGNKIELLPAAVGNFLQLKSLTLNSNRLTCLPSEISKLKKLETLSLNGNRIQQLPPTLGQLKALRTLSLSGNQISEFPSGLGSLRHLDLLDLSRNQIQSVPAEVSELQTIEINLNQNQISFLSAEVSRCPRLKVLRLEENCLELSSIPLSILKDSQVSLFSVEGNLFEVKKLRDLEGYEQYTERFTATKKKFA; this is encoded by the exons ATGGGGAACAGTGCACTGAAGTCTCACCTGGAAACCTCCCAGAAGACCGGGGCGTTCCAGCTGACAGGGAAGGGCCTGCAGGAG TttccagaggagctgcagagactcACCGCCAACCTGCGGACGGTGGATCTGTCCGGGAACAAGATCGAGCTTCTTCCTGCTGCCGTCGGGAACTTCCTGCAGCTCAAGAGTCTGACGCTGAACTCCAACAGACTGA CCTGTCTCCCCAGCGAGATCTCCAAGCTGAAGAAGCTGGAGACTCTGAGTCTGAATGGGAACCGGATCCAGCAGCTGCCCCCGACTCTGGGTCAGCTCAAAGCTCTGCGGACCCTCAGCCTGTCTGGGAACCAGATCTCAGAGTTCCCCTCCGGACTGGGAAGCCTGAGGCATCTGGACCTGCTGGACCTGTCCCGCAACCAGATCCAGAGCGTCCCCGCAGAGGTGTCCGAGCTGCAGACCATTGAGATCAACCTCAACCAGAACCAG atCTCCTTCCTGTCAGCGGAGGTTTCTCGGTGTCCCCGTCTGAAGGTCCTCCGTCTGGAGGAGAACTGTCTGGAActgtcctccatccctctgtccatCCTGAAGGACTCCCAggtgtctctgttctctgtggAGGGAAACCTGTTCGAGGTGAAGAAGCTCAGAGACCTGGAGGGATACGAGCAG TACACGGAGCGTTTCACAGCCACTAAGAAGAAGTTTGCCTGA